The genomic interval AGGTCAAAGAATATCGCCCTCTCTTTTTGGGTATATGAGCCAGCCTTTCTTTGTCCTGCTTCTATTGTTCTTACCTTTTGTCCGAGAATGTTATAAATTTCAAGGGAAACATTGCTGTCTTTGGAAAGTTTGAATGGGATATAGCAGGCATCCTTTG from bacterium carries:
- a CDS encoding T9SS type A sorting domain-containing protein — encoded protein: KDACYIPFKLSKDSNVSLEIYNILGQKVRTIEAGQRKAGSYTQKERAIFFDLKNDQGQNLSSGLYFYKLKAGEFSVIKKMIVR